A genomic window from Chitinophaga pollutisoli includes:
- the ppk1 gene encoding polyphosphate kinase 1: protein MEQQTIPLNDRDLSWLHFNFRVLSMAETPGVPLYERVKFLSIFSSNLDEFFRVRMPALLALHQLHEGEKGALSAAQQEIARQLNEYGRIFTQVVIPGLQEKGIRLYYGESPAPEHFPAIRDYFFNTILAYLRPVRLRLGEPMELFLENNALYLVVCLEDGGTGIVNIPSDHLPRFLRLAGNDILFLDDAIRQHLDFLFPHVGIKAAYSIKVTRDAEIDVDEFSGHLLQKVEDMLVQRQMGVPTRFLYDAAMPDALRNQLAAYFRIAPPELATGGRYHNLRDLSDLPLPSDASAEYPKAPPAYCNAIDPGRSLLDQVQERDFLLHVPYQSYDYILRYFNEAATDPEVREIYVTLYRVASTSRIAHALMSAAQNGKKVTVMVELKARFDEANNIRWAKRMKAAGVKILYSIPGLKVHAKVALVKRKRGFYWDHTALLATGNFNESTARFYADHVLLTRHQALTQELELLFIYMQTGIQPGKFNFMHFEHLLVAQFNLVERFKTLIRGEAENARNGKPARITIKLNNLQEKSMIAELYAAADAGVEIDLIVRSICCLVPREGIRVRRIVDRYLEHARVFIFHNGGKELIYMGSADWMNRNLHRRIEVCFPVYDPAGRQQLKDIIALQLADNTNAVILGADARNLPVPREAGAPGINAQRDTYAYVRKL from the coding sequence TTGGAGCAACAAACCATCCCCCTGAACGACCGCGACCTGAGCTGGCTGCACTTCAATTTCCGGGTGCTTTCCATGGCGGAGACGCCGGGTGTTCCGCTGTATGAGCGCGTGAAATTCCTGTCCATCTTCTCCTCGAACCTTGACGAGTTTTTCCGCGTACGCATGCCGGCGCTGCTGGCCCTGCACCAGTTGCATGAAGGCGAAAAAGGCGCCCTGTCCGCCGCGCAGCAGGAAATCGCCCGGCAGCTCAACGAATATGGGCGCATTTTCACGCAAGTGGTGATACCCGGGTTACAAGAGAAAGGCATCCGGTTGTATTACGGGGAATCCCCCGCACCGGAGCACTTCCCTGCCATCCGCGATTATTTCTTCAACACGATACTTGCCTACCTCCGCCCCGTGCGTCTCCGGCTGGGCGAACCGATGGAACTGTTCCTCGAAAACAACGCACTCTACCTCGTGGTGTGCCTGGAAGACGGCGGCACCGGGATCGTCAACATCCCATCGGATCATTTGCCGCGTTTCCTCCGGCTCGCCGGCAACGATATCCTCTTCCTCGACGACGCCATCCGCCAGCACCTGGATTTCCTTTTCCCGCATGTGGGCATCAAAGCCGCGTACAGCATCAAGGTTACGCGGGACGCGGAGATCGACGTTGACGAGTTCAGCGGCCACCTGCTGCAAAAAGTAGAAGACATGCTGGTACAACGCCAGATGGGCGTGCCCACCCGTTTCCTGTACGACGCGGCCATGCCGGATGCGCTGCGCAACCAGCTGGCGGCTTATTTCCGCATCGCGCCGCCGGAATTGGCCACCGGGGGGCGGTACCACAACCTCCGCGACCTGTCCGACCTGCCGCTGCCTTCCGACGCTTCGGCGGAATATCCCAAAGCGCCGCCAGCGTACTGCAATGCCATCGATCCCGGCAGATCGCTGCTGGACCAGGTCCAGGAGCGCGACTTCTTGCTGCATGTGCCTTATCAATCCTACGATTACATTCTTCGATACTTCAATGAAGCCGCCACTGACCCCGAAGTGCGCGAGATTTATGTTACGCTGTACCGCGTGGCTTCCACCTCCCGCATCGCACATGCGCTCATGAGCGCCGCGCAAAACGGGAAGAAGGTGACGGTGATGGTGGAACTGAAGGCGCGTTTCGACGAGGCCAACAACATCCGCTGGGCCAAGCGCATGAAGGCCGCCGGCGTTAAGATACTGTACAGCATCCCAGGCCTGAAGGTGCATGCGAAAGTGGCCCTGGTGAAGCGCAAGCGCGGATTCTACTGGGATCATACCGCGCTGCTGGCTACCGGCAACTTCAACGAAAGCACCGCGCGGTTTTATGCCGATCACGTACTGCTCACCCGCCACCAGGCGCTCACGCAGGAGCTGGAGCTGCTGTTCATTTATATGCAGACCGGCATCCAGCCCGGGAAGTTCAATTTCATGCACTTCGAACATTTGCTGGTGGCGCAGTTCAACCTTGTCGAGCGGTTTAAAACGCTCATCCGCGGTGAAGCGGAGAACGCCCGCAACGGCAAGCCCGCGCGCATCACCATCAAACTGAACAACCTGCAGGAGAAAAGCATGATCGCCGAGCTGTACGCAGCGGCAGACGCAGGGGTGGAGATCGATCTGATCGTCAGGAGCATCTGCTGCCTGGTGCCCCGCGAAGGCATCCGGGTACGCCGGATCGTGGACCGTTACCTGGAACATGCCCGTGTGTTCATTTTCCATAACGGTGGGAAAGAACTGATTTACATGGGTTCGGCCGACTGGATGAACCGCAACCTGCACCGCCGGATCGAAGTGTGCTTCCCGGTGTATGACCCGGCAGGCCGGCAGCAGCTGAAAGATATTATCGCCTTGCAATTGGCGGATAATACAAATGCCGTAATATTGGGGGCCGATGCCCGCAACCTGCCGGTTCCGCGGGAAGCAGGCGCCCCCGGCATCAACGCTCAGCGAGATACTTACGCATACGTTCGGAAACTATAA
- a CDS encoding DUF3267 domain-containing protein, whose product MAASLLGGLWIAAGYIFARASGSLSRGEILGWLFLGVAAVILLIPFHELIHGLLFRYFGAKDVRYGVVWRKLMFYAVAHDFAVNYRQLLVIALGPYVVLSLGMVLAAVWLQGGWTVFFAGMYGFHTLCCVGDFGLCGYMHQFRQRGPVTFDDADARISYFYVTSQ is encoded by the coding sequence ATGGCCGCTTCCCTGCTGGGAGGCCTGTGGATCGCAGCCGGATATATCTTCGCCCGCGCGTCGGGCTCCCTGTCCCGCGGGGAAATCCTGGGCTGGCTGTTCCTCGGCGTGGCGGCCGTTATCCTCCTCATTCCTTTTCATGAGCTGATCCATGGCCTGCTGTTCCGGTATTTCGGAGCGAAAGACGTGCGGTATGGCGTGGTATGGCGGAAACTGATGTTTTACGCCGTGGCGCACGATTTTGCCGTGAATTACCGGCAGCTGCTGGTGATCGCCCTGGGGCCGTATGTGGTGCTTTCCCTGGGGATGGTGCTGGCGGCGGTGTGGCTGCAAGGCGGGTGGACCGTCTTTTTCGCCGGCATGTATGGTTTCCATACGCTTTGCTGCGTGGGGGATTTCGGGCTTTGCGGATATATGCACCAGTTCCGCCAGCGTGGCCCGGTTACCTTCGACGACGCCGATGCCCGCATTTCGTATTTTTACGTAACTTCGCAATAG
- the lysA gene encoding diaminopimelate decarboxylase translates to MAKQSDVLSADFLVKTAQEFGTPVYIYHAEKIKTQYEKLKDAFSKADARFFYACKALTNINVLRYINSLGCGLDTVSIQEVQLGLKAGFDPKNIIFTPNCVDLSEIIAAKDLGVNINIDNISILEQFGNQFGDTYPICIRLNPHIMAGGNFKISTGHVDSKFGISIHQMRHIERIVKSTKLKVTGLHMHTGSEIKDVDVFLRGVEIMFEMTEHFPDLEFIDLGSGFKVAYQQGDPETDIDLLGKKLSEAFNKFAKSYKRPLQLWFEPGKFLVSQCGYFVVKANVIKQTTATVFVGVNSGFNHLIRPMFYDSFHLIKNISNPKGTERIYTVVGNICETDTFGWDRKISEVREGDLLVFYNAGAYGFEMSSNFNSRLKPAEVLVKDGKAHLIRKRDTIDDLLKNQVEIPM, encoded by the coding sequence ATGGCTAAACAAAGCGACGTACTCAGCGCGGACTTCCTGGTGAAAACAGCGCAGGAATTCGGTACCCCGGTGTATATCTATCACGCCGAAAAGATCAAGACACAGTATGAGAAGCTGAAGGATGCCTTCAGCAAGGCTGACGCGCGCTTTTTCTACGCCTGCAAGGCGTTGACGAACATTAACGTGCTCCGCTACATCAATTCCCTGGGCTGCGGGCTGGATACGGTAAGCATCCAGGAAGTGCAGCTGGGGCTGAAAGCGGGTTTCGATCCGAAGAACATCATTTTTACGCCGAACTGCGTGGACCTCAGCGAGATCATCGCGGCCAAAGACCTGGGCGTAAACATCAATATCGACAACATTTCCATCCTGGAGCAATTCGGCAACCAGTTCGGCGATACTTACCCGATCTGCATCCGCCTGAACCCCCACATCATGGCCGGCGGCAACTTCAAAATCTCGACCGGGCATGTGGACAGCAAGTTTGGTATCTCGATCCACCAGATGCGGCACATCGAGCGCATCGTAAAGAGCACGAAGCTCAAGGTGACGGGCCTGCATATGCACACGGGCTCCGAAATCAAGGACGTAGACGTGTTCCTGCGCGGGGTGGAAATCATGTTTGAAATGACGGAACACTTCCCCGACCTGGAGTTCATCGACCTGGGCAGCGGCTTTAAAGTAGCGTACCAGCAGGGCGATCCGGAAACGGACATCGATCTGCTCGGCAAAAAGCTCAGCGAGGCTTTCAACAAGTTCGCGAAGTCGTACAAACGCCCGCTGCAGCTGTGGTTCGAACCCGGAAAGTTCCTTGTGAGCCAGTGCGGTTATTTCGTGGTGAAAGCCAACGTGATCAAGCAAACGACCGCTACGGTGTTCGTAGGCGTGAACAGCGGCTTCAACCACCTGATCCGCCCCATGTTCTACGATTCCTTCCACCTGATCAAGAATATCTCCAACCCGAAAGGCACGGAGCGCATCTATACCGTTGTGGGCAATATCTGCGAAACCGACACCTTCGGCTGGGACCGCAAGATCAGCGAAGTGCGCGAAGGCGACCTGCTGGTGTTCTATAACGCCGGGGCCTATGGCTTCGAGATGTCGAGCAACTTCAACTCCCGCCTGAAACCGGCTGAAGTGCTGGTGAAAGACGGCAAGGCGCACCTGATCCGCAAGCGCGATACGATCGACGACCTGCTGAAGAACCAGGTGGAAATCCCCATGTAA
- a CDS encoding RNA-binding S4 domain-containing protein, giving the protein MTAEKLRVDKYLWAIRVFKTRTAAAAACDSGKVKLNGVAVKAAKAVSVGDEYDIRTESRKWKVRVTGLLANRQAYSEAIKYYIDITPEEDQLLNKRMASSFDTGKRQSKIGRPTKKERRDLDDFMQED; this is encoded by the coding sequence ATGACAGCTGAAAAACTGCGTGTAGACAAATATCTCTGGGCCATCCGGGTGTTCAAGACCCGCACGGCCGCCGCTGCCGCCTGCGATTCGGGCAAGGTGAAGCTCAACGGGGTGGCCGTGAAAGCCGCCAAGGCCGTGAGCGTGGGGGATGAATACGACATCCGCACCGAATCACGGAAGTGGAAAGTGAGGGTAACGGGGCTGCTGGCCAACCGCCAGGCCTATTCGGAAGCCATTAAATATTACATCGATATCACGCCGGAGGAAGACCAATTGCTCAATAAACGCATGGCTTCCAGCTTCGATACGGGTAAAAGGCAGAGTAAAATCGGCCGTCCTACCAAGAAAGAACGCCGCGACCTCGACGATTTTATGCAGGAAGATTAA
- a CDS encoding Pycsar system effector family protein, whose translation MEISSVLAAAQAYVTRQYESHPDPVLVYHNLVHTSQVVQAADQISAYYRLSEADHLIVMLAAWFHDMGYLEGERSSHESAGADAVRAFAKAQGLPEATGRAAADCVLATKMPQQPNNLLEQIVCDADLFHLGSKEFSKRNKLLRTEAELAAGKKISSVEWTRTTIQFLESHQYHTAYCRTLLNPQKEENIEKLKIKLEEKQREATAEKHGLQPEKKVEKVKEDKEDKGEKKKPGVETMFRTTGTNHIRLSSMADSKANIMISVNAIIISVLLSVLLRKLEDYPNFILPAFIFLVTSVTTIVFAVLATRPNVTSGRFTEEDIKNKKANLLFFGNFHQMSYPEYEEGMETIIKNPDYLYSNMIHDIYNLGVVLGRKYRLLRLAYNTFMFGIVASVIAFTVAAIFFPVKG comes from the coding sequence ATGGAAATTAGTTCAGTGTTAGCAGCCGCGCAGGCCTATGTGACCCGGCAATATGAATCGCACCCGGACCCGGTGCTGGTATACCACAACCTCGTGCATACCAGCCAGGTAGTGCAGGCGGCCGACCAGATATCCGCCTATTACCGCCTTTCGGAAGCAGACCATCTGATCGTGATGCTGGCGGCCTGGTTCCATGATATGGGGTATCTTGAAGGCGAGCGATCCAGCCACGAATCCGCCGGCGCCGATGCCGTGCGGGCATTCGCCAAAGCGCAGGGGCTCCCTGAAGCTACGGGCCGCGCCGCGGCGGATTGCGTGCTCGCCACCAAAATGCCCCAGCAGCCAAATAACCTGCTGGAGCAGATCGTGTGCGATGCGGACCTTTTCCATCTCGGCAGCAAAGAATTTTCCAAACGCAACAAGCTCCTCCGCACGGAAGCCGAACTGGCCGCGGGCAAAAAGATCAGCAGCGTGGAATGGACGCGCACCACTATCCAGTTCCTCGAATCCCACCAATACCACACCGCTTACTGCCGTACTCTGCTCAACCCGCAGAAAGAAGAAAATATTGAAAAGCTGAAAATAAAGCTGGAAGAAAAACAGCGGGAAGCGACGGCGGAAAAGCACGGATTACAGCCGGAAAAGAAAGTGGAAAAAGTGAAGGAAGATAAGGAAGATAAGGGTGAGAAGAAGAAACCTGGCGTGGAAACGATGTTCCGCACCACCGGGACCAATCACATCCGCCTCAGTTCTATGGCCGATTCCAAAGCGAATATCATGATTTCGGTGAATGCCATCATCATCTCCGTATTGTTATCGGTTTTGCTGCGGAAGCTGGAAGATTATCCCAATTTCATCCTGCCCGCCTTCATTTTCCTCGTCACCAGCGTTACTACCATCGTGTTCGCGGTTTTGGCCACACGGCCCAATGTAACGAGCGGCCGCTTCACGGAAGAAGATATCAAAAACAAAAAAGCGAACCTCCTTTTCTTCGGCAACTTCCACCAGATGTCGTACCCCGAATATGAAGAGGGAATGGAAACCATCATCAAAAACCCGGATTACCTCTACAGCAACATGATCCATGATATATACAATCTGGGCGTGGTGCTGGGCCGGAAATACCGGTTGCTGCGCCTGGCGTACAATACCTTCATGTTCGGCATCGTGGCTTCCGTGATCGCATTCACGGTGGCGGCTATCTTTTTCCCGGTAAAAGGTTAG
- a CDS encoding cation:proton antiporter encodes MQKKHLLYPLIIGAFGLMTWFIISRGEQLPSPSATGPLLHPVPPAAAPYVGSGIFTDLLHHLQHPLSMLLLQIIVILCATRAFGYLARRAGQPAVVGEIIAGIVLGPSLLGLLAPGVMDALFPKSSLPPLQFLSQIGLAFFMFIVGMELDISKIRQKAHDAVMISHASIVIPFFLGVCLAYFTFTQFAPPNVGFLSFALFMGIAMSVTAFPVLARIVQERNLTGTPLGAMAITCAAADDITAWCILAIVVAIAKAGGLASALVTIALAGIFVAGMLLVVRPWLQRRMRTLNGNKTKVALGFFVLLIAGYIAEVIGIHLLFGAFLAGVIMPAEANIKQVLQDKLEDVSVVILLPVFFAFTGLRTQIGLLNEGHLWGVFGVIMLVAVAGKFAGSAFTARLMGQSWEQSLSIGALMNTRGLMELVVLNIGYDLGILTPQVFAMLVLMALATTFMTGPLLDYFGWYFHGRKARAMS; translated from the coding sequence ATGCAAAAAAAGCACCTGCTTTACCCCCTTATCATCGGAGCTTTCGGGCTGATGACCTGGTTCATCATCTCCCGCGGCGAACAACTCCCGTCCCCTTCCGCCACCGGCCCCCTCCTGCATCCGGTCCCGCCGGCAGCAGCGCCTTACGTGGGCTCGGGTATTTTCACTGATTTACTACATCACCTGCAACATCCGTTGAGCATGTTGCTGCTGCAGATCATCGTGATCCTCTGCGCCACCCGTGCTTTCGGCTATTTGGCCCGCAGGGCCGGGCAGCCCGCCGTGGTGGGCGAAATCATCGCGGGCATCGTGCTGGGACCTTCACTGCTGGGGCTACTGGCGCCCGGGGTTATGGATGCGCTTTTCCCGAAATCTTCGCTGCCGCCGTTGCAATTCCTCAGCCAGATAGGGCTGGCCTTCTTCATGTTCATCGTGGGCATGGAGCTGGATATCTCCAAAATCCGCCAGAAAGCGCACGACGCCGTGATGATCAGCCACGCCAGCATCGTGATCCCCTTCTTCCTGGGGGTCTGCCTGGCTTATTTCACTTTCACGCAGTTTGCACCGCCCAACGTCGGGTTCCTGAGTTTCGCGCTGTTCATGGGCATCGCCATGAGCGTGACCGCCTTCCCGGTGCTGGCGCGCATTGTCCAGGAGCGCAACCTGACCGGTACGCCCCTCGGCGCGATGGCCATCACTTGCGCCGCAGCGGATGATATCACCGCCTGGTGCATTTTGGCCATTGTAGTGGCTATCGCCAAAGCGGGCGGGCTGGCCAGCGCCCTGGTGACCATCGCGCTGGCGGGGATATTTGTGGCGGGTATGCTGTTGGTGGTGCGCCCCTGGCTGCAACGCCGGATGCGCACGCTGAACGGAAACAAAACCAAGGTGGCCTTGGGGTTCTTCGTGCTGCTGATCGCGGGTTATATAGCGGAGGTGATTGGCATCCACCTGCTGTTCGGGGCTTTCCTGGCCGGGGTGATCATGCCCGCGGAAGCCAATATCAAACAGGTGCTGCAGGATAAGCTGGAAGACGTGAGCGTGGTAATACTCCTGCCGGTTTTCTTCGCTTTTACGGGCCTCCGTACCCAAATCGGCTTACTGAACGAGGGGCACCTCTGGGGTGTTTTCGGCGTGATCATGCTGGTAGCCGTGGCGGGTAAATTTGCGGGTTCGGCGTTCACGGCCAGGCTGATGGGTCAGTCCTGGGAGCAATCGCTTTCCATCGGCGCGCTCATGAACACACGGGGGTTGATGGAACTGGTAGTGCTCAACATCGGTTACGACCTGGGCATTCTCACCCCGCAGGTGTTTGCGATGCTGGTGCTGATGGCGCTCGCCACCACCTTTATGACCGGGCCGCTCTTAGACTATTTCGGATGGTATTTCCACGGCCGCAAGGCCCGGGCGATGTCCTGA
- a CDS encoding BamA/TamA family outer membrane protein, protein MKYLAFLFLACLALRASAQEDSIQQRIILIGDAGEMRNGINPVVDAVKRNFPLDKGANTVLFLGDNVYPLGLPSPLAKNFPEARAILDYQVNLVRGTNAKGIFIPGNHDWSKHRPDGWRQIRNQQQYIDSLKLPNVDFLPKDGCPGPLAVPLGDDVMLIVMDSEWWLYPGAKPGLESSCDQKTEDEVLAEIKDIAAANPGKLLVFAAHHPLRSYGIHGGYYTIKQHIFPLTDAKPYLYVPMPVIGSIYPLVRGVFGTREDLPHPLYKRLIRGIEAAIPKESPTVFVAGHEHTLQLINEGHRYFVVSGAGAKDSRVKQGPGALFASKFYGYSVITVMKNGSVKVDFYNENESTPIFSRQMFDLNGYRKKLAQEAAKPMPDSVTMAADPRYVNINGFHRLMLGENYRKVWATPLTFPVIDIDTTKGGLKVTKRGGGMQTRSLRLEDTSGREWVLRSVVKNPTSAVPEALRETFAREIVQDQISASNPYAPLVVSSLAEKAGVPHTNPSFVYLPDDTALGIFRHDFAGGVYLFEEREPVTASKTYNTLKVLENLLEDNDNSVNQKAVLQARLLDFFIGDWDRHDDQWRWWAEKDKKKKEFFPIPRDRDQAFFVNEGVIPRMASRAWLMPNIQGFRKNIPNINGLNFNPRYFDRNFLTNLSEQQWAKEAESFTVKMTDEAIEEAVRQLPDSIRSLTGDMMLERLKARRGIMKSEALKYYRFLAKGVDVTGSQKNEQFTITRLDDGKVRVVSRKISKSGDLEQKLFDRTFDPAHTKEVAIYGLGGQDRFVLTGEGHPRIRVRLIGGAEKDTYIDSVASGGGKKTRIYDLKHKEDSFAIGNRAGLRLSSDPDVIRYNRMAFKYNKLMPLVTGGFNLDDGLLLGVGMEYTGQGFRKDSFAVRHRLTGMHALATEAWQFRYEGQFNDVIGKSDLLLYGLARAPHNTVNFFGFGNETVYDKNVTDPPIRYYRSRFNIYSAEMMLRTNLAQNISFAIGPSVTAASLEPEHNYGRFLDAFDKGDSVRLYAKKSYAGLRGAFAIDTRDNKLVATRGLLWNTYILGSKGINGASRNMLQVRSDMSIYASLGLPPNVVLVTRFGGGYTWGNPEFFQALSLGGTANLRGFRNNRFAGHGMFYNNMELRVKLFDFTSYILPGSVGLIGFNDVGRVWYRGEDSGKWHNGFGGGVYFSPVNLVVLTAVLGHSSEGTLPYVTFGFKF, encoded by the coding sequence TTGAAATACCTCGCATTCCTTTTCCTCGCTTGCCTCGCCCTGCGGGCATCCGCGCAGGAAGACAGCATACAGCAGCGCATCATCCTCATCGGTGACGCCGGCGAAATGCGCAACGGGATCAACCCCGTCGTGGATGCGGTGAAGCGCAACTTCCCGCTGGATAAAGGCGCCAACACCGTTCTCTTCCTCGGCGACAACGTGTACCCGCTCGGGTTGCCCAGCCCTCTGGCAAAGAACTTCCCCGAAGCGCGCGCCATCCTCGATTACCAGGTCAACCTCGTGAGAGGCACCAACGCCAAAGGAATATTTATTCCCGGCAACCACGATTGGTCCAAACACCGGCCCGACGGCTGGCGGCAGATCCGTAACCAGCAACAGTACATCGATTCGCTGAAACTGCCCAACGTCGACTTTTTACCGAAAGATGGCTGTCCCGGACCGCTGGCCGTGCCGTTGGGAGATGACGTCATGTTGATTGTGATGGACTCCGAGTGGTGGCTGTACCCTGGCGCAAAACCCGGGCTGGAATCGTCCTGCGATCAGAAGACGGAAGACGAGGTGCTGGCCGAGATCAAGGATATCGCGGCCGCCAATCCCGGGAAGCTGCTCGTATTCGCCGCGCACCACCCTTTGCGCAGCTACGGCATTCATGGTGGGTATTACACCATCAAACAGCATATCTTCCCCCTTACCGACGCCAAACCTTACCTATACGTGCCCATGCCCGTTATCGGCAGCATTTACCCATTGGTACGCGGCGTATTCGGCACGCGGGAAGACCTCCCGCATCCGTTATACAAGCGCCTGATCCGCGGGATCGAAGCGGCTATCCCGAAGGAATCGCCCACCGTATTCGTGGCGGGCCATGAGCATACTTTGCAGCTCATCAACGAAGGGCACCGCTATTTCGTGGTGAGCGGCGCGGGCGCGAAAGACAGCCGGGTGAAGCAAGGCCCGGGCGCTTTGTTCGCCAGTAAATTCTACGGATACAGTGTGATCACGGTGATGAAAAATGGCAGCGTGAAAGTGGATTTCTATAACGAAAACGAATCCACCCCTATCTTCTCGCGTCAGATGTTCGACCTGAACGGATACCGGAAGAAGCTCGCGCAGGAAGCGGCCAAACCCATGCCAGACAGTGTGACCATGGCGGCAGATCCCCGCTACGTCAACATCAACGGTTTCCACCGGCTTATGCTCGGCGAAAACTACCGGAAAGTCTGGGCTACGCCCCTTACTTTCCCCGTGATCGATATCGACACGACGAAGGGCGGATTGAAAGTCACCAAGCGCGGGGGCGGGATGCAAACGCGCTCCCTCCGGCTGGAAGATACTTCCGGCAGGGAATGGGTGCTCAGGTCGGTGGTGAAAAACCCAACGTCCGCCGTTCCCGAAGCGCTCCGCGAAACCTTCGCGCGGGAGATCGTGCAGGACCAGATCTCCGCTTCCAACCCATACGCCCCGCTCGTCGTTTCATCCCTGGCGGAAAAAGCCGGCGTGCCGCATACCAACCCCTCGTTCGTCTATCTCCCCGATGATACCGCGCTGGGCATCTTCCGCCACGACTTCGCCGGCGGCGTTTACCTCTTCGAAGAACGCGAGCCCGTTACTGCCAGCAAAACCTACAACACGCTGAAAGTACTCGAGAACCTGCTCGAAGACAACGATAATTCCGTGAACCAGAAAGCCGTGTTGCAGGCGCGCCTGCTCGATTTCTTCATCGGCGACTGGGACCGGCACGACGATCAATGGCGCTGGTGGGCCGAAAAAGATAAGAAGAAGAAAGAATTCTTTCCGATCCCACGCGACCGCGACCAGGCGTTTTTCGTCAACGAAGGCGTGATCCCTAGGATGGCAAGCCGCGCGTGGCTCATGCCCAATATCCAGGGCTTCCGGAAAAATATCCCGAACATCAACGGGCTGAACTTCAACCCGCGCTACTTCGACCGCAACTTCCTCACCAACCTGTCCGAACAACAGTGGGCGAAGGAAGCGGAATCCTTCACGGTGAAAATGACCGACGAAGCCATCGAAGAAGCCGTGCGCCAGTTGCCCGATTCCATCCGCAGCCTCACCGGCGATATGATGCTGGAACGGCTGAAAGCCAGGCGGGGCATCATGAAAAGCGAAGCCCTCAAATATTACCGCTTCCTTGCCAAAGGCGTGGATGTGACCGGCTCGCAGAAGAACGAACAGTTCACCATCACCCGGCTGGACGACGGGAAAGTGCGCGTGGTGTCGCGCAAGATCAGTAAATCGGGCGACCTGGAGCAAAAACTCTTCGACCGCACCTTCGATCCCGCGCATACGAAGGAAGTAGCAATCTACGGCCTCGGCGGGCAAGACCGTTTCGTGCTCACCGGAGAAGGCCATCCCCGCATCCGGGTACGGCTGATCGGGGGCGCGGAAAAAGACACGTATATCGACAGCGTTGCTTCCGGCGGCGGTAAAAAAACACGTATTTACGACCTGAAACACAAGGAAGACAGCTTTGCCATAGGCAACCGCGCGGGCCTGCGCCTTTCTTCCGACCCGGATGTAATCCGTTACAACCGGATGGCGTTTAAGTATAACAAACTGATGCCCCTCGTCACCGGCGGCTTCAACCTCGACGACGGGCTGCTCCTCGGTGTGGGCATGGAGTACACCGGGCAAGGGTTCCGGAAAGATTCCTTTGCCGTGCGCCACCGGCTGACGGGCATGCATGCCCTGGCAACGGAAGCCTGGCAATTCCGGTACGAAGGACAATTCAACGACGTGATCGGCAAATCAGACTTGTTGCTGTACGGGCTGGCGCGCGCACCACACAATACGGTCAATTTCTTCGGCTTCGGAAACGAAACGGTGTACGATAAAAACGTCACCGATCCGCCGATCCGTTACTACCGCAGCCGCTTCAATATTTATTCCGCGGAAATGATGCTGCGCACCAACCTGGCGCAGAACATCAGTTTCGCCATAGGGCCGTCTGTCACCGCCGCTTCTCTCGAACCGGAACACAATTACGGCAGATTCCTCGATGCATTCGACAAAGGGGATTCCGTTCGCCTGTATGCGAAGAAAAGTTACGCCGGCCTCCGCGGCGCCTTTGCCATCGACACGCGCGACAACAAGCTCGTGGCCACCCGCGGCCTCCTCTGGAATACGTATATCCTGGGCAGCAAAGGAATCAACGGCGCCAGCAGGAACATGTTGCAGGTCCGGTCGGACATGAGCATTTACGCCTCCCTCGGCCTGCCGCCCAACGTAGTGCTGGTTACCCGTTTCGGCGGCGGTTATACCTGGGGCAACCCGGAATTCTTCCAGGCGCTGTCGCTCGGGGGAACGGCCAATCTCCGCGGTTTCCGCAACAACCGCTTCGCCGGGCACGGTATGTTCTACAACAACATGGAGCTGCGCGTCAAACTGTTCGACTTCACTTCGTATATCCTCCCTGGCTCTGTGGGCCTCATCGGTTTCAACGATGTGGGGCGCGTGTGGTACCGTGGCGAAGACTCCGGCAAATGGCATAACGGCTTCGGCGGCGGCGTGTACTTCTCGCCCGTCAATCTCGTGGTGCTCACGGCGGTGCTCGGCCATTCTTCGGAAGGTACCTTGCCGTATGTGACGTTCGGATTTAAATTCTGA